The proteins below come from a single Deltaproteobacteria bacterium CG11_big_fil_rev_8_21_14_0_20_49_13 genomic window:
- the sbtM gene encoding selenobiotic family peptide radical SAM maturase, giving the protein MFLDRKIVSTSSKDEACAIFPLCRSLVGGERWKTLLAMSGNSTTAESFVDMFSSQVENLGLPPFLSQLAKLEWTKHVVERSTIEIPKEATQFKLNPTLEVLDLSWKLTPFLNGIEDITCVQPSPEKEWAIIWQNPKDRKVLVEPASNEELLAIKVLAEDMTPEDAADAGEIPVGAIDRAILAAVENGLVLAPRSRIRRNEMFLPAGTPECFITAKTFTLQWHITNVCDLSCKHCYDRTKRSPLTLEQGKRVLRDFREFCRERHVRGNVCFTGGNPFLYPEFFSLYEATSAMGFSTAILGNPVPRSKIERLVAIQRPGYFQVSLEGEPSHNDDIRGRGFYLRVIEFLGMLRDMDVSSAVMLTLTKDNIDQVLPLAERLRGHAEYFTFNRLSCVGSGANLSLPTRERYIAFLHAFVDAAQANPIIGFKDNLINIVLHQMGKELFDGCTGFGCGAAFNFLAILPDGEAHACRKFPSPLGNVFHKTITEIYDSETAERFRRGCRACDGCALKAVCGSCLSIASSHGLDMFEQQDPYCFMKST; this is encoded by the coding sequence TTGTTTTTGGACAGGAAGATTGTGAGCACATCATCAAAAGACGAGGCCTGTGCGATTTTTCCCCTCTGCCGCTCTCTCGTCGGTGGCGAGAGGTGGAAAACCTTGCTCGCCATGTCCGGCAATTCTACGACAGCCGAATCTTTCGTGGATATGTTCTCCTCGCAGGTGGAGAATTTAGGGTTGCCGCCATTTTTATCCCAACTCGCAAAGCTCGAATGGACAAAACATGTCGTAGAGCGTTCAACTATTGAGATCCCTAAAGAAGCGACGCAGTTCAAGTTGAATCCGACGCTTGAAGTGTTGGATCTTTCCTGGAAGCTAACGCCTTTTTTAAATGGGATCGAGGATATTACGTGCGTTCAACCGTCACCAGAAAAGGAATGGGCAATAATCTGGCAAAATCCAAAAGACAGAAAAGTGCTGGTTGAACCGGCTTCCAATGAGGAGTTGCTTGCGATCAAGGTATTGGCCGAAGATATGACGCCGGAAGATGCGGCAGACGCCGGCGAAATTCCTGTGGGCGCAATTGACCGCGCGATCTTGGCCGCCGTCGAAAACGGGTTGGTGCTTGCTCCCCGCTCGCGCATCAGAAGAAATGAGATGTTCCTTCCTGCAGGTACTCCGGAATGTTTTATCACGGCAAAGACATTTACGCTTCAGTGGCATATCACCAATGTTTGTGACCTTTCCTGCAAACATTGCTATGACCGAACAAAGCGTTCGCCATTAACATTGGAACAGGGAAAGCGCGTTCTTCGCGATTTCCGCGAATTCTGTCGGGAGCGGCACGTTAGGGGGAACGTTTGTTTTACCGGAGGGAACCCATTTCTTTACCCGGAGTTTTTCTCACTCTATGAAGCTACGTCTGCAATGGGTTTTTCGACGGCCATTCTCGGTAATCCCGTACCAAGAAGCAAGATCGAAAGATTGGTTGCGATCCAGCGACCCGGCTATTTTCAGGTGAGCCTGGAAGGGGAGCCAAGCCATAACGACGATATTCGCGGCAGGGGATTCTATCTCCGTGTTATCGAATTTTTGGGCATGTTGCGCGATATGGACGTTTCGTCGGCGGTTATGCTCACGCTGACAAAGGACAATATCGATCAAGTGCTTCCTTTGGCCGAACGGCTTCGAGGCCACGCCGAATACTTCACCTTCAATAGGCTTTCATGTGTAGGTTCAGGAGCGAACTTAAGCCTGCCGACACGAGAACGGTACATTGCATTCCTGCACGCTTTCGTAGATGCGGCGCAGGCCAATCCGATCATCGGGTTCAAGGACAACCTTATAAATATCGTTCTTCATCAAATGGGCAAAGAGCTCTTTGATGGTTGCACCGGTTTTGGTTGCGGCGCGGCATTCAACTTTCTGGCGATATTGCCGGACGGAGAGGCGCATGCTTGCAGAAAATTTCCATCGCCGCTTGGCAATGTTTTCCATAAGACCATCACGGAAATTTATGATTCAGAGACTGCAGAACGCTTTCGTCGCGGGTGCCGTGCCTGCGATGGATGCGCGCTCAAGGCCGTGTGTGGAAGCTGTCTTTCGATTGCAAGTAGCCATGGTCTTGATATGTTCGAACAACAGGATCCATACTGTTTTATGAAATCGACGTAA